The genomic window CCTGCGGGGTACTAATTAAGGGGCAAGCGTTTTTGGCGTGAAAATCAAAATAATGCGATTTAATCACGCTTTAGTACTAGGTCTGTGATGCAATTCTCGCTGTCAGCAATATCCACTAGGAGAAAAGTATGGTTGGATTATACTCCAAGGTACAGGGTGCCAATGCGCCCACCAACTTTCGCTATTCTATGAGGAGGCGGTTCGTGCCCGAGAATACCAAGCACAAGATCTCCCCTAAAGTGGTACATTTGGAGTCTGAGAGTCACAGAATGACCAGAGCCCGCTTGGCACGCTTGCCAGCGCCAGTGCACGCTGTACACGAAAAAAGTCAGTTGCTGTTAGCTCAAAAGCTAAAGGTCTTTTTTGATCGCGCTGACGATTCTTTATTCGAAATGGCCGATAAGGCTCACTCAAACCAAGAGCAAAACCTCTTTTTTGACTCTATGCGCGAAGTGCGCGTGCAGCGTCGCGGTATTGAAAAACGTTTTACCGAAGCCTTAGAAGACGCATTTGCTGCGCTTATTGTCAGCCCTAGCGAATCCGCAGCGAGTGCCTCCGCTGATGATTTTACGGTAGACGGTTTGTCGCTAGTTGAAAACGACGACTTAGAAGAAATGGTCGCGTTAGATAACTCAATTAACCGAGCAAATGCAGAGTTTGGCGAGGCTGTACAACAAATTAGCCTTCGTTTAGATAGTTTGGTTCCGGTTAAGGTATATCAAAAGAACAACCCTGTAGGGCCAGATTTACTGTGTCAAACAATTATGACGCAGGTGAAGAAGCTGGACGTTGGCATTAAAGCCAAATTAATCCTCTTTAAGCTATTCGACAAAGTTGTTATTGCTGGGTTGGGCGAAGTATATGGTGCCATCAACCAGTTGTTGGTCGATCACAATGTTTTACCCTCTCTAAGTTCAGCTACTCGTTCAGGCCAGCGCCACGGTCGCAGGGCTTCCGATCGCGCCGGCGACGCAGGTCAGGTTCCTCAAAACGCCGCTGCCCCTTCATCAGATCAGCAAGCGCCTGCACAAGAACAGCGTCAGGCGGGAACGCCAGATCGTCGCGCTAATCCGTCTGGTCAGTTGCAGTCTCAGGTAGCCGAGTCTGCAACTCAGTCTCACCTCAGCCCAGAGGTGATTGCCGCGCTGCAAGGTTTGTTCGGCAACAATACTCAGTCCAATAGTAGCGCGGGTTTGCTCAATGTATTGTCGCTGGCGCAGCGTTTGCCTATGCCTGCTACTACGTCTGCTTCTGGTATTAATGTACGCGCGTTAATTTCTGATATACAGCAGCGTCAAGGTGGCACAGATACCCAAATAGCACGGATGGATGAGGAAGTAATCAACCTCGTTAACATGCTGTTTGAATTTATTTTAGACGATCGCAATCTCGCCAAGCCCATGAAGGCGTTAATTAGCCGTATGCAAATACCGGTTATAAAAGTTGCGCTGCTTGATAAATCCTTCTTTACCAAAGGCGGGCACGCTGCTCGTCGCCTACTCAGCGAGATGTCTAAAGCGGCATTGGGCTGGCAGGGAGATAGCGAAACCGGTAAGCGCGACCCGCTTTACCGTAAAATGGATGAAATCGTTCGCAAGTTATTAAACGAGTTTGACACTGATGTGTCACTCTTTTCAGATTTGCTTGCTGACTTCAGTTCATTTATCGAAAAAGAGAAACGACGTTCGGCTGTGTTAGAGCGCCGCACCCTTGATGCGGAAGATGGCAAAGCTAAAGCTGAAGTGGCACGCGCCACGGTAGCGCTAGAAATTGAACTGCGTACAGTTAATGAAGCCTTGCCAGAAGTTGTTTACCAGCTTATCGATAGTGTGTGGAGCAATGTACTTTTTGTTACTTCGCTAAAGCACGGTTATAAATCTGAAGCTTGGTTGGGAAGCTTAAAAACCTTGGAAGACTTGGTTTGGAGTGTGAAGATTCCAGCTACCGATGAAGAGCGTAAGCAGTTGATTCGCTTGGTGCCAGATTTATTGAAACGCTTGCGTGCAGGGTTCGATAGCATCTCGTTTAACCCGTATGAAATGTCCACTTTATTTAAATCTTTAGAGGATGTGCATTTAGCATGTATTCGTGGCGTAGAAGTTAAGCGCCGCGCACCTGCGGGTAAAGTGCAAAAAACTACTGCGGCCAAGCCTCAGGTTGCTGCACCTCAGCCAGCGCAAAACGAAGAGCCTCCAGCTAAGCCAGCACCTGTGGCCAAAACTGCTGCACCTGCACCGGTTGCTCCAAAAGTTGAAGCTCCTCAGCCGGCTGCCAAGCAAGCTGCTGCGCCAACTCAGCCCGCGGCCCCTGTAAGTGTTGCAAGCCCAGCGCCAGCGGCACCTATCGCGCCGGTAGCGCCAAATGATTTGCCTGATACCGATACCGATATGCGCCAGGTTGCCGGCTTTGTGCAAGGTGCTTGGTTCGAAATGGTGGATGACAAAAATAGTGTGGTGCGTTGTCGATTAGCAGCATTTATTAAGCCAACAGGTAAATATATATTTGTTAACCGCAATGG from Saccharophagus degradans 2-40 includes these protein-coding regions:
- a CDS encoding DUF1631 domain-containing protein, with the translated sequence MTRARLARLPAPVHAVHEKSQLLLAQKLKVFFDRADDSLFEMADKAHSNQEQNLFFDSMREVRVQRRGIEKRFTEALEDAFAALIVSPSESAASASADDFTVDGLSLVENDDLEEMVALDNSINRANAEFGEAVQQISLRLDSLVPVKVYQKNNPVGPDLLCQTIMTQVKKLDVGIKAKLILFKLFDKVVIAGLGEVYGAINQLLVDHNVLPSLSSATRSGQRHGRRASDRAGDAGQVPQNAAAPSSDQQAPAQEQRQAGTPDRRANPSGQLQSQVAESATQSHLSPEVIAALQGLFGNNTQSNSSAGLLNVLSLAQRLPMPATTSASGINVRALISDIQQRQGGTDTQIARMDEEVINLVNMLFEFILDDRNLAKPMKALISRMQIPVIKVALLDKSFFTKGGHAARRLLSEMSKAALGWQGDSETGKRDPLYRKMDEIVRKLLNEFDTDVSLFSDLLADFSSFIEKEKRRSAVLERRTLDAEDGKAKAEVARATVALEIELRTVNEALPEVVYQLIDSVWSNVLFVTSLKHGYKSEAWLGSLKTLEDLVWSVKIPATDEERKQLIRLVPDLLKRLRAGFDSISFNPYEMSTLFKSLEDVHLACIRGVEVKRRAPAGKVQKTTAAKPQVAAPQPAQNEEPPAKPAPVAKTAAPAPVAPKVEAPQPAAKQAAAPTQPAAPVSVASPAPAAPIAPVAPNDLPDTDTDMRQVAGFVQGAWFEMVDDKNSVVRCRLAAFIKPTGKYIFVNRNGMKVAEKTQQELALALKKNRLRALDNSVLFDRALETVVSGMRKPRN